The following proteins are co-located in the Candidatus Deferrimicrobiaceae bacterium genome:
- a CDS encoding methyl-accepting chemotaxis protein, protein MFERMKLGTKLMSAFLLSSVVMAVVGYVGVTRIRQVAEAGAGLYTRVTIPQGIIADIAVHYQQMRAYTIYYIKGTDDDTLNAQRKGIAERRADLAKGFEEIEKADIGAEERALVGKLKENFGKYYASQEKVFALSGKDQYAARQTVFTGDAMKVSSEIQSIIDRLFERSIARAKQTAESNEKTARTATIGMISMVVLGVFGSLAMGFLISRRISGALVRVVDSLVDGSGQVTSASTQLSSTAQGMAEGSSEQAASLEETSSAMEQMSAMTRQNADNAGQAKSLADRAGTSVGKANDSMRQMVGKMGEISSKGQEVGKIIKSIDEIAFQTNLLALNAAVEAARAGEAGAGFAVVADEVRNLAQRAASSAKSTSDLIEGTIRNILEGTTLVENTNMDFQDVAAAVSKVTELVGEISAASSEQARGITEVSSAISQMDKVTQSNAAGAEEIAASSEELSAQAGSLTDIVRRLQEVVHGEGAYDGYGALSPRRGSAALSRGLPPGI, encoded by the coding sequence ATGTTCGAACGCATGAAGCTTGGGACGAAACTGATGAGCGCGTTCCTGTTGTCTTCCGTGGTCATGGCCGTCGTCGGCTACGTGGGAGTGACGAGGATCCGGCAGGTTGCCGAGGCCGGGGCGGGACTTTACACCCGGGTGACGATTCCCCAGGGGATCATCGCCGACATCGCGGTCCATTACCAACAGATGCGGGCCTATACGATCTATTACATCAAGGGGACGGACGACGACACGCTGAATGCCCAGCGGAAAGGCATCGCCGAACGGCGCGCCGACCTGGCGAAAGGATTCGAGGAGATCGAGAAAGCCGACATCGGCGCCGAGGAAAGGGCGCTGGTCGGGAAGCTGAAAGAGAACTTCGGGAAGTACTATGCGAGCCAGGAAAAGGTGTTCGCGCTCTCGGGGAAGGACCAGTACGCGGCGCGCCAGACGGTCTTCACCGGCGATGCCATGAAGGTCTCCTCCGAGATCCAGTCGATCATCGACCGCCTCTTCGAACGGTCGATCGCGCGGGCGAAGCAAACGGCGGAATCCAATGAAAAAACCGCCCGTACCGCGACCATCGGGATGATCTCGATGGTCGTCCTCGGGGTGTTCGGCTCCCTCGCGATGGGATTTCTGATTTCCCGGAGGATCAGCGGCGCCCTGGTCCGCGTCGTCGATTCGCTGGTCGACGGTTCCGGCCAGGTCACCTCCGCCTCCACGCAGCTTTCCTCCACAGCCCAGGGGATGGCGGAGGGCTCTTCCGAACAGGCCGCCTCGCTCGAGGAAACCTCGTCGGCGATGGAGCAGATGTCGGCGATGACCCGTCAGAATGCCGACAATGCGGGACAGGCAAAGTCGCTCGCCGACCGGGCGGGAACGAGCGTCGGAAAGGCCAACGATTCCATGAGGCAAATGGTGGGAAAGATGGGCGAAATCTCATCGAAGGGGCAGGAGGTCGGGAAAATCATCAAATCGATCGACGAGATCGCCTTCCAGACCAACCTGCTGGCGCTGAACGCCGCCGTCGAGGCGGCGCGCGCGGGCGAAGCGGGGGCCGGCTTCGCGGTCGTGGCCGACGAAGTGCGCAACCTGGCCCAGCGTGCGGCCTCTTCGGCAAAGAGCACATCCGACCTTATCGAGGGGACGATCCGGAATATCCTCGAGGGCACCACGCTCGTCGAAAATACCAACATGGACTTCCAGGATGTCGCCGCCGCGGTGAGCAAGGTGACGGAACTGGTAGGCGAAATCTCGGCGGCTTCCTCGGAGCAGGCGCGCGGGATCACCGAGGTGTCCAGCGCCATCAGCCAGATGGACAAGGTGACGCAGTCGAACGCGGCGGGCGCGGAGGAGATCGCCGCCTCGTCCGAGGAACTGTCCGCCCAGGCCGGTTCCCTGACCGACATTGTCCGACGGCTCCAGGAGGTCGTCCACGGGGAAGGCGCCTACGACGGATACGGCGCGTTGTCTCCGCGGAGGGGCTCTGCCGCTCTTTCACGCGGATTGCCGCCGGGTATATAA
- a CDS encoding cache domain-containing protein: MIFRRTIENTILRNWVVGAFAAMLLVGGAWLRSESEHFRKDEKEIRADLVAQRKTELREQVERTIDLVGFLRTQTESHARESAQATVRQAHATANYLWNKHKGSKSDAEIQGMILDALRPVRFNRARGYCFAFTFDGLQLLNADRPAMEGQGLIDRRDARGAFLFRDMISIARDKGEGFYAYHWSKPRADGSDFAKISYVKRFRPYDWVIGAGEYIDAADQEIREEALARIARTRFGDGGRLFAGTPQGESLSRSPIDGKGGTTCDLEDGEVIRKLADGGTGGSFVFRPASDPGGAAICYARKVAPWGWIVGGSVGLSDIDARVEQARSAMTGRFWRTMGGICALLAILFLGAVGVARYTAHRMQSTFDRFSAFFRRAAVDTASIELEGLVFDEFKDLAAMANDMIAARHASEQRVTRLAAAVEQAAEDVIITGPDGTIEYVNPSFEATTGYARDEAVGRNCRILNGGADDAAFYKDLWDTIRSGNSWKGRFRNRTKDGRLILQDANISPIRDQSGAIAGYVSVRRDVTEHVEIESRLADSQRLEAIGMLAGGIAHDFNNILTAIVGYTEMAMASIPERSSLRDNLSQVLLGARRATELVKQILAFSRRNQQEKRPVRIDDLLKETLKLLRAAVPSTVRIVSEIDSASRAMANPTKIYQVVMNLCTNASAAMSEGGGTLTVRLTDATVDARFAASHPGIAPGPFIRLTVEDTGCGMPPELLDHIFEPFFTTRAKGGGTGMGLAVVHGIVLSHRGTIDVSSEVGNGSSFDVYLPAESEPEPAMPPRETALRPGSEHILLVDDEAAILHLIGSRLRKLGYSVKDCDDGQAALELFMASPGDFDLVVSDVTMPGMTGDRLVREIRRIRPEIPVILCSGYTERMTEERAIEMRINAFIAKPVPFASLAAAIRTALDGGRTMN, translated from the coding sequence GTGATCTTCAGGCGAACCATCGAGAACACGATCCTGCGCAACTGGGTCGTCGGCGCCTTTGCGGCGATGCTGCTGGTGGGTGGCGCCTGGCTCCGTTCCGAGTCCGAGCACTTCCGGAAGGACGAGAAGGAGATCCGTGCGGATCTCGTCGCGCAGCGGAAAACCGAGCTCAGGGAGCAGGTCGAACGGACGATCGATCTCGTCGGGTTCCTGCGGACGCAAACCGAATCGCACGCAAGGGAATCTGCGCAGGCGACCGTCAGGCAGGCGCACGCGACCGCGAACTATCTCTGGAACAAGCACAAGGGAAGCAAAAGCGACGCCGAGATCCAGGGGATGATCCTGGATGCGCTGCGCCCCGTCCGTTTCAACCGGGCGCGCGGGTACTGTTTCGCCTTCACCTTCGACGGGCTCCAGCTCCTGAACGCCGACCGGCCGGCAATGGAAGGGCAGGGGCTGATCGATCGCCGCGATGCGCGCGGCGCCTTTCTCTTTCGCGACATGATCTCCATCGCCCGCGACAAGGGAGAGGGGTTCTATGCCTATCACTGGTCGAAGCCCCGCGCAGATGGAAGCGATTTCGCGAAGATCTCGTACGTCAAGCGATTCCGGCCCTACGACTGGGTCATCGGCGCGGGCGAATATATCGACGCCGCCGACCAGGAGATCCGCGAGGAAGCGCTCGCCAGGATTGCGCGCACCCGGTTCGGGGACGGGGGGCGGTTGTTCGCCGGGACGCCCCAGGGCGAATCGCTGTCCCGATCCCCGATCGACGGCAAGGGCGGAACGACCTGCGACCTGGAAGACGGGGAGGTGATCCGGAAGCTGGCGGACGGCGGAACCGGCGGAAGCTTTGTCTTCCGGCCCGCAAGCGACCCGGGCGGGGCCGCGATCTGCTATGCGCGCAAGGTCGCGCCGTGGGGCTGGATCGTGGGCGGCAGCGTCGGGCTGTCCGACATCGACGCACGCGTCGAGCAAGCCAGGTCCGCGATGACGGGACGCTTCTGGCGGACCATGGGCGGGATCTGCGCGCTGCTCGCGATCCTGTTTCTCGGGGCCGTCGGCGTGGCCCGCTACACCGCGCACCGGATGCAGAGCACCTTCGACCGCTTCTCCGCTTTTTTCCGGAGGGCCGCCGTCGACACGGCCTCGATCGAGCTTGAAGGGCTGGTCTTCGACGAGTTCAAGGATCTCGCCGCCATGGCGAACGACATGATCGCGGCCCGGCATGCCTCGGAACAGCGGGTGACACGCCTTGCGGCCGCGGTCGAGCAGGCCGCGGAAGATGTAATCATCACCGGCCCGGACGGCACCATCGAGTACGTGAATCCCTCCTTCGAGGCCACGACCGGCTATGCGCGGGATGAGGCCGTAGGCCGCAATTGCCGGATCCTCAACGGGGGGGCGGACGATGCGGCGTTCTACAAGGATCTCTGGGACACGATCCGCTCCGGGAACAGTTGGAAAGGGCGCTTCCGAAACCGGACGAAGGACGGCCGCCTGATCCTGCAGGATGCCAATATCTCGCCGATCCGCGACCAGTCCGGGGCGATCGCCGGGTACGTCTCCGTCCGGCGTGACGTGACCGAGCACGTCGAGATCGAGTCGCGACTGGCGGATTCCCAGCGCCTGGAGGCCATCGGCATGCTGGCCGGCGGGATCGCCCACGACTTCAACAACATCCTGACGGCCATCGTCGGTTATACAGAGATGGCGATGGCGTCCATCCCCGAGAGATCGTCGCTGCGTGACAACCTGTCGCAGGTCCTCCTCGGAGCCAGGCGCGCCACCGAGCTGGTGAAGCAGATCCTGGCCTTCAGCAGGCGGAACCAGCAGGAGAAACGGCCGGTTCGAATCGATGACCTTCTCAAGGAGACGCTGAAGCTCCTTCGGGCCGCGGTTCCTTCCACCGTGCGGATCGTCTCCGAGATCGATTCCGCGTCGCGGGCGATGGCCAATCCAACGAAGATCTACCAGGTCGTCATGAACCTATGCACAAATGCGTCGGCGGCGATGTCGGAAGGCGGGGGAACACTCACCGTCCGGCTGACGGATGCGACGGTCGATGCCCGGTTCGCCGCGTCCCACCCCGGCATCGCGCCGGGCCCATTCATCCGGCTGACGGTCGAGGACACAGGCTGCGGCATGCCCCCCGAGCTCCTGGATCACATCTTCGAGCCGTTCTTCACGACCCGTGCGAAAGGCGGCGGCACGGGGATGGGGCTGGCGGTCGTCCATGGGATCGTCTTATCCCACAGGGGAACGATCGACGTATCGAGCGAGGTCGGAAACGGCTCTTCCTTCGATGTCTACCTTCCGGCTGAAAGCGAGCCCGAGCCCGCGATGCCGCCCCGCGAAACCGCGCTCCGGCCGGGGAGCGAGCATATCCTTCTCGTCGATGACGAAGCCGCGATCCTGCACCTGATCGGATCCCGCCTACGGAAACTCGGGTACTCCGTGAAGGATTGCGACGACGGGCAGGCCGCGCTCGAGCTGTTCATGGCATCCCCGGGAGACTTCGACCTCGTCGTCAGCGACGTGACCATGCCCGGCATGACGGGCGACCGTCTCGTGCGCGAGATTCGCAGGATCCGCCCGGAAATCCCGGTCATCCTCTGTTCCGGCTACACCGAGCGGATGACGGAGGAAAGGGCGATCGAAATGAGGATAAACGCCTTCATTGCAAAGCCGGTTCCGTTTGCCTCCCTCGCCGCAGCGATTCGCACCGCGCTGGACGGGGGGAGAACCATGAATTAA
- a CDS encoding response regulator transcription factor, which yields MTIRTLLVDDHRIVLRGIEEILLKTHDIRVVAGVSTAREALDRIARDVLDIVLLDISMPDRNGLELLRLIKERKPRLPVLILSMHPEEQYAVRALRAGAAGYLTKESAQEELIEAIRRVAQGRKYVSTTLAEKLAFELEPNVEKAAHEKLSDREYQVMRLIGAGRKNNEIAGELCVSPKTVTTYKSRILQKLGMKNSAEVIRYLMDHGLTD from the coding sequence ATGACGATCCGGACGCTCCTCGTCGACGATCATCGGATCGTCCTGCGGGGGATCGAGGAGATCCTCCTCAAGACCCATGACATCCGGGTGGTCGCGGGCGTGTCGACGGCCCGCGAGGCGCTTGACAGGATCGCCCGCGACGTGCTCGACATCGTCCTGCTCGACATCTCGATGCCCGATCGCAACGGGCTTGAACTGCTCAGGCTCATCAAGGAGCGCAAGCCCCGGCTTCCGGTGCTCATCCTCAGCATGCACCCGGAGGAGCAATACGCCGTGCGGGCGCTGCGGGCCGGGGCAGCCGGATATCTCACCAAGGAAAGCGCGCAGGAGGAGCTGATCGAAGCAATTCGGCGTGTCGCGCAGGGGCGCAAATATGTCAGCACGACGCTGGCGGAGAAGCTGGCCTTCGAGCTTGAGCCGAACGTCGAAAAGGCAGCCCATGAGAAGTTGTCCGACCGGGAATACCAGGTCATGCGGCTGATCGGCGCCGGCCGGAAGAACAACGAGATCGCGGGAGAGCTGTGCGTGAGTCCGAAGACGGTCACGACCTACAAGAGCCGCATCCTGCAGAAGCTGGGGATGAAGAACAGCGCGGAAGTGATCCGGTACCTGATGGACCACGGGTTGACGGACTGA
- a CDS encoding PAS domain S-box protein gives MVERRASDRRRSEVFRLDRILLDNLPCPALLIRPGSREIVAANRTAMRVGAEPGLTCYAGWRKRASPCPWCRAPELWASGEPQKRTIEIDERVEDACWAPLDGELYLHYAFDVTEHRRMERSLRDSERQFEDTFRFAAAGIVHIAPGGRFLKANPRYCEITGYTADELLGMTFQEITHPDDLANDLAVSRRIFRGEVDTVSNEKRYVRKDGRVVWVNRITSAVRSAAGGRVNYLVVVVEEIEARKRAEQALRQSLDQLRKLSTHIQEAVEAERKRIAREIHDILGQGLMGLRLDTSWVSDNLGGAHPFLRERLTDMLALIDSTIGTVKRISTELRPVMLDDLGLGPAIEWQAGEFQRKCGIACKTLVSPRDIVLDQGQSTALFRIFREALANIGLHARATRVSVRLAETKRAVTLTVRDDGIGIPAEKICDPASLGLIGMRERLHHFGGTLEIGAAHGGGTALRARLPRDGAPRA, from the coding sequence ATGGTCGAACGCCGCGCGTCGGACCGACGCCGTTCGGAGGTTTTTCGCCTCGACCGGATCCTCCTCGACAACCTGCCGTGCCCGGCACTGCTGATCCGCCCCGGAAGCCGCGAGATCGTCGCCGCAAACAGGACGGCCATGCGCGTGGGAGCCGAGCCCGGGCTGACCTGCTACGCGGGATGGCGCAAGCGCGCGAGCCCGTGCCCCTGGTGCCGGGCTCCGGAGCTCTGGGCGTCGGGCGAGCCGCAAAAGCGGACCATCGAAATCGATGAACGGGTTGAGGACGCCTGCTGGGCACCGCTGGACGGGGAACTCTACCTGCACTATGCCTTCGACGTCACGGAGCACCGCCGGATGGAGAGGTCGCTGCGCGACAGCGAGCGGCAGTTCGAGGACACCTTCCGCTTCGCGGCGGCAGGCATCGTCCACATCGCCCCGGGGGGGCGCTTCCTGAAGGCGAACCCGCGCTACTGCGAGATCACCGGCTACACGGCCGACGAGTTGCTCGGGATGACCTTCCAGGAGATCACGCATCCGGACGACCTGGCGAACGACCTGGCGGTGTCCCGGCGGATATTCCGCGGCGAGGTCGACACGGTGTCCAACGAAAAACGGTACGTGCGCAAGGACGGGCGCGTGGTCTGGGTCAACCGGATCACCAGCGCGGTCCGGTCGGCGGCGGGCGGGCGGGTGAACTACCTCGTCGTGGTGGTCGAGGAGATCGAGGCGCGCAAGCGGGCGGAGCAGGCGTTAAGGCAGTCGCTCGACCAGCTTCGCAAGCTCTCCACGCACATCCAGGAAGCCGTCGAGGCCGAGCGGAAACGGATCGCGCGGGAGATCCACGACATCCTGGGGCAGGGGCTGATGGGGCTTCGGCTGGACACGTCCTGGGTTTCGGACAACCTCGGCGGTGCGCACCCGTTTCTTCGGGAGCGGTTGACGGACATGCTGGCGTTGATCGATTCGACCATCGGGACGGTGAAGCGGATCTCGACCGAACTGCGACCTGTCATGCTCGACGATCTCGGCCTCGGGCCGGCGATCGAATGGCAGGCCGGCGAGTTCCAGCGGAAGTGCGGAATCGCCTGCAAGACGCTGGTCTCCCCGCGCGACATCGTCCTCGACCAGGGGCAGTCGACCGCCCTGTTCAGGATATTCCGGGAGGCGCTGGCCAACATCGGGCTGCACGCCCGCGCGACGCGGGTTTCCGTGCGCCTTGCCGAGACGAAGCGCGCCGTCACGCTGACGGTCCGGGACGACGGCATCGGGATCCCTGCCGAAAAGATCTGCGATCCCGCGTCGCTCGGGCTGATCGGCATGCGCGAGCGGCTTCATCATTTTGGCGGGACGCTCGAGATCGGGGCGGCGCACGGCGGCGGAACCGCCCTCCGCGCGCGTCTCCCGCGGGACGGGGCGCCGCGGGCATGA
- the lexA gene encoding transcriptional repressor LexA — MTMPLTPQQQHVLSFIHDFMARNRFAPTAQEIAERFGIAVKNGYYYLDLLERKGHIRRTPNRHRQIAFPGAGAPSLPVRVPVLGSVPAGSPREAIELVQEELLFDASLAGDGDVFSLRVAGDSMTGDHIADGDYVLVHCQPDAADGDIVVAVLSGDATVKRLRRQGGAIVLEPSNPAYPPIAVPADASSFRIAGKVVGVYRKL; from the coding sequence ATGACGATGCCGCTCACCCCCCAGCAACAGCATGTCCTGTCGTTCATCCACGACTTCATGGCACGCAACCGCTTCGCCCCGACGGCCCAGGAGATCGCCGAGCGGTTCGGCATCGCCGTCAAGAACGGCTATTACTACCTCGACCTGCTCGAGCGCAAGGGACACATCCGCCGCACGCCCAACCGGCACCGGCAGATCGCGTTTCCGGGCGCCGGCGCGCCCTCTCTCCCCGTCCGGGTCCCGGTGCTGGGCAGCGTTCCCGCCGGCAGCCCGCGCGAGGCGATCGAGCTCGTGCAGGAAGAGCTTCTGTTCGACGCCTCGTTGGCCGGCGACGGCGACGTGTTCTCGCTGCGCGTCGCGGGCGACAGCATGACCGGCGACCACATCGCCGACGGCGACTACGTGCTGGTGCACTGCCAGCCCGATGCCGCCGACGGCGACATCGTGGTCGCCGTGCTCTCGGGCGACGCCACCGTCAAGCGGCTGCGCCGGCAGGGCGGCGCCATCGTGCTCGAACCGTCCAACCCCGCCTACCCGCCCATCGCCGTGCCCGCCGACGCGTCGTCCTTCCGCATCGCCGGCAAGGTGGTCGGCGTCTACCGCAAGCTGTGA
- a CDS encoding DNA polymerase domain-containing protein, whose amino-acid sequence MRNRTLTGWLLDLVARPASVDLVFRTDGGATHALSAPFLPSFVVAGRDVRREAVLAAARAWGCRVGRGEGTEIFSGQPIPAWRLRVPASGLFARIVRMAEAEFTPEALFNADIAPEQQFAYATGLYPLARARVTIDADGAVCGHELLDDPWDVDAPLPELTVATLRVDGRGHPAHGQARPLLFSFDGRTDLFEWTDGAGLLHDLSRRLREADPDLLVTEYGDDHLVPSLHALAERCRVPFSLDRPLSRAGGGDGARRPLPPRSYMSYGKVVYRAATHTAFGRWHVDARNSFLFGDTGLPGLIELSRLSGIPLQRLARSSPGTAISAMEVALAMSRGVLVPFKKREPEEFKTGLALVETDKGGLTYLPRPGVRTNVAELDFASMYPSLMNRYNISPETINCDCCDPGLPVPGIGAHTCTRRRGIIPDTLAPILEKRRQLKIRQKAAATPDEKEPFRRRQTALKWLLVVSFGFLGYRNARFGRIEAHEAVTAWGREKLLMAKETAERSGYSFLHGLTDAIWVTRDGAAGDDYLALGDDITRETEMPIALEGVYDWIAFLPSRQNPAVAVPNRFVGAFRHGEMKVRGIALRRSDTSPFVAALQRSMLDAMGGAHDLAALRGLRPALEAMVEEAVRALRDGRVQPEALAIARRLSKAPDQYVANTAAASVTRELCGRGVALQPGAKIRYLLVAEGGKPGRVRRPARPASLPGGRAMGFLDGSESPDLDKYEELLREAGEELLWITRNAR is encoded by the coding sequence GTGCGCAACCGAACGCTGACCGGCTGGCTGCTCGACCTCGTCGCGCGGCCCGCGTCCGTCGACCTCGTCTTCCGCACCGACGGCGGCGCGACGCACGCCCTGTCCGCCCCCTTCCTGCCGTCGTTCGTCGTGGCCGGGCGCGACGTCCGGCGCGAGGCGGTGCTGGCGGCCGCGCGCGCGTGGGGCTGTCGCGTGGGGCGCGGCGAGGGCACCGAGATCTTCTCGGGGCAGCCGATTCCCGCCTGGCGCCTCCGCGTCCCGGCCTCGGGCCTGTTTGCCCGCATCGTCCGGATGGCCGAGGCCGAGTTCACCCCCGAGGCGCTCTTCAACGCCGACATCGCGCCCGAGCAGCAGTTCGCCTATGCCACCGGCCTGTATCCGCTGGCGCGCGCCCGCGTCACGATCGACGCCGACGGCGCCGTCTGCGGCCATGAGCTGCTCGACGACCCGTGGGATGTCGATGCGCCGCTGCCCGAGCTGACGGTGGCGACGCTGCGGGTCGACGGCCGCGGCCATCCGGCGCACGGCCAAGCCCGGCCGCTGCTGTTCTCCTTCGACGGCCGCACCGACCTGTTCGAGTGGACCGACGGCGCCGGCCTGCTGCACGACCTGTCGCGCCGGCTGCGCGAGGCCGACCCCGACCTGCTCGTCACCGAGTACGGCGACGACCACCTCGTGCCATCGCTGCACGCACTGGCCGAGCGCTGCCGCGTCCCCTTCTCGCTCGACCGCCCGCTCTCCCGAGCCGGGGGAGGCGACGGCGCGCGCCGCCCTCTTCCCCCCCGCTCCTACATGTCCTACGGCAAGGTCGTCTACCGCGCGGCCACCCACACCGCCTTCGGCCGCTGGCACGTCGACGCCCGCAACTCGTTCCTGTTCGGCGACACGGGGCTGCCCGGGCTCATCGAGCTGTCGCGCCTGTCGGGCATCCCGCTCCAGCGGCTCGCGCGCTCCTCGCCCGGCACCGCCATCTCGGCGATGGAGGTCGCGCTCGCGATGTCGCGCGGCGTGCTCGTCCCGTTCAAGAAGCGCGAGCCCGAAGAATTCAAGACGGGGCTGGCGCTGGTCGAGACCGATAAAGGGGGGCTGACCTACCTGCCGCGCCCGGGCGTCCGAACCAACGTGGCCGAGCTCGATTTCGCCTCGATGTACCCGTCGCTGATGAACCGCTACAACATCTCGCCCGAGACGATCAACTGCGACTGCTGCGATCCGGGGCTGCCCGTGCCCGGCATCGGCGCCCACACCTGCACGCGGCGCCGCGGCATCATCCCCGACACGCTGGCGCCGATTCTAGAGAAACGGCGGCAGCTCAAAATCCGGCAGAAGGCGGCCGCGACGCCCGACGAGAAAGAGCCGTTCCGCCGCCGCCAAACGGCGCTCAAGTGGCTGCTCGTCGTCTCGTTCGGCTTCCTCGGCTACCGCAACGCCCGCTTCGGCCGCATCGAGGCGCACGAGGCGGTCACGGCCTGGGGACGCGAAAAGCTGCTGATGGCGAAGGAGACCGCCGAGCGCAGCGGCTATTCCTTCCTCCACGGGCTGACCGACGCGATCTGGGTCACACGGGACGGCGCTGCCGGGGACGACTACCTGGCGCTGGGCGACGACATCACCCGGGAGACGGAGATGCCGATCGCGCTCGAGGGAGTCTACGACTGGATCGCCTTCCTGCCGTCTCGGCAAAATCCGGCAGTCGCCGTGCCGAACCGCTTCGTCGGCGCGTTCCGCCACGGCGAGATGAAGGTGCGCGGCATCGCGCTTCGCCGTTCCGATACGTCGCCTTTCGTCGCCGCGCTGCAGCGGTCGATGCTCGACGCGATGGGCGGCGCGCACGATCTCGCGGCCTTGCGGGGCTTGCGGCCCGCGCTCGAAGCGATGGTCGAGGAAGCGGTGCGCGCGCTGCGCGACGGCCGCGTGCAGCCCGAGGCACTGGCCATCGCGCGGCGGCTCTCGAAGGCGCCCGACCAGTACGTCGCCAATACGGCGGCGGCGTCGGTCACGCGCGAATTGTGCGGGAGGGGGGTGGCGCTGCAGCCGGGAGCAAAGATCCGCTACCTGCTGGTCGCCGAAGGAGGGAAGCCGGGCAGAGTGCGACGCCCGGCCAGGCCTGCATCGCTTCCCGGCGGCCGCGCCATGGGCTTCCTCGACGGCAGCGAGTCGCCCGACCTCGACAAGTACGAGGAACTGCTGCGCGAAGCGGGGGAAGAGCTTCTCTGGATCACGCGGAACGCCCGCTAA
- a CDS encoding tetratricopeptide repeat protein gives MTGDRLDEQAIEMSLSEGVALADSGKYQEAVDRFDDLLAVSPCNIEALYQRGVASGRMGRHLEADDCFDRVLAIVPGHARAWVGKGVAAQAMGNAAQAILLFDRAIACDIACGAAWFDKGLLHKSAGLDREAIGCFGKAVAIDSGNAPAWMNKGICHSLLAEFKEAVGCFEIVVRVEPAYANAWLNAGICYVALGRYSEAIACTRRARELVPESGAAWKFEGDAHLKLGEHTQAVACYAEAIARDEGQVSARIGWGMAKAAQGHTGEALAMLDEVLAIDPACAYAWFDKGTILEKADRFAEAVRAFDQALGLEPGNLFAWMGKGAALDRLGRIDDALACYERALALSPGNAVVLLAMGWEILKVRHDPRMAIDCFDRVIAITPLAPLAWLGKVISLELCGQEAEARMVASRGARLDRSIAAVLERIGSP, from the coding sequence ATGACGGGAGACCGGCTGGACGAACAGGCGATCGAAATGAGCCTCTCCGAAGGTGTCGCGTTGGCGGATTCCGGCAAGTACCAGGAAGCCGTGGATCGCTTCGACGACCTGCTTGCCGTTTCCCCCTGCAATATCGAGGCGTTGTACCAGCGTGGCGTCGCATCGGGAAGGATGGGGCGCCATCTCGAAGCGGACGATTGTTTCGACCGGGTGCTGGCGATCGTTCCCGGGCATGCGCGGGCATGGGTCGGGAAGGGGGTCGCTGCCCAGGCCATGGGCAACGCTGCACAGGCGATTTTGCTCTTCGATCGGGCCATTGCCTGCGATATCGCTTGTGGCGCGGCATGGTTCGACAAGGGGCTCCTCCACAAATCCGCCGGGCTGGATCGCGAAGCGATCGGCTGTTTCGGGAAAGCCGTTGCCATCGATTCCGGGAACGCGCCCGCCTGGATGAACAAGGGGATCTGCCACAGTCTGCTGGCCGAATTCAAGGAAGCCGTTGGCTGCTTCGAGATCGTCGTCCGGGTCGAGCCCGCGTACGCGAACGCCTGGTTGAATGCCGGCATCTGCTACGTTGCTCTGGGGCGCTATTCCGAGGCTATCGCCTGCACGCGCCGGGCAAGGGAGCTTGTGCCCGAGAGCGGGGCCGCCTGGAAGTTCGAGGGCGATGCCCACCTCAAGCTGGGGGAACACACGCAGGCTGTCGCCTGTTACGCGGAGGCGATCGCGCGGGACGAAGGTCAGGTTTCCGCCAGGATCGGCTGGGGGATGGCCAAAGCGGCGCAAGGCCACACCGGCGAGGCGCTGGCGATGCTCGACGAGGTGCTCGCGATCGATCCGGCGTGTGCCTACGCGTGGTTCGACAAGGGAACGATCCTCGAAAAGGCGGACCGGTTTGCAGAAGCCGTCCGGGCGTTCGACCAGGCGCTCGGACTCGAACCGGGGAACCTGTTCGCTTGGATGGGGAAGGGCGCCGCGCTCGACAGACTGGGCCGTATCGATGATGCCTTGGCCTGCTACGAACGGGCGCTCGCGCTGTCCCCCGGGAATGCGGTCGTGTTGCTAGCCATGGGGTGGGAGATCCTTAAGGTCAGGCACGATCCGAGGATGGCGATCGATTGCTTCGACCGGGTGATCGCGATCACCCCGCTAGCTCCGCTGGCCTGGCTCGGGAAAGTTATATCGCTCGAGTTATGCGGCCAGGAAGCGGAGGCTCGGATGGTCGCTTCCAGGGGGGCCAGGCTTGATCGTTCGATCGCGGCGGTGCTCGAGCGGATCGGGAGTCCCTAG